From Toxorhynchites rutilus septentrionalis strain SRP chromosome 2, ASM2978413v1, whole genome shotgun sequence, a single genomic window includes:
- the LOC129764397 gene encoding testis-specific serine/threonine-protein kinase 1-like — protein MSICLGESNLSVDPKQSSKKSSRLIHNYSEAQNIPDALALKTRGYILGRRIAKGTFATVWRAKYYAQDNGGVRKPLELACKIVDESKAKEIAEKFLPRELHVLGRISHSNIIQTHRIMRRGHRVFIFMRLAERGDLLSYIREYGAIPELQSKVWFFQMADAIRYLHHLNIAHRDIKCENVLITRTMNVKLSDFGFARTCMDEIGRVVMSETFCGSTAYASPEVVGGKAYDPKAADMWSLGVVLFIMLNGTMPFDESNLKKMTKKQLNRQISFEPLVEQVISLEAIRLVRNLLDPNPDDRINIDEVMKTQWEVNAVANKNL, from the coding sequence ATGTCAATTTGCCTCGGAGAAAGCAACCTCTCAGTAGATCCGAAGCAGTCTTCCAAAAAATCATCTCGATTGATTCATAATTACTCCGAAGCCCAGAACATTCCCGATGCCCTTGCACTAAAGACAAGGGGATACATTCTTGGACGCCGTATAGCCAAGGGAACGTTCGCAACGGTTTGGCGTGCCAAATATTACGCACAGGACAATGGTGGCGTTCGGAAACCTTTGGAATTGGCCTGCAAAATTGTGGACGAAAGCAAAGCGAAGGAGATCGCGGAAAAATTTCTCCCCCGAGAATTACACGTTCTTGGACGGATAAGTCATTCCAACATTATTCAAACGCACCGTATTATGAGAAGAGGTCACCGTGTGTTTATATTTATGCGACTGGCCGAAAGGGGTGACTTACTGAGCTACATTCGCGAGTATGGAGCGATTCCGGAGCTGCAGTCTAAGGTATGGTTCTTCCAAATGGCGGATGCCATTCGGTACTTGCACCACCTGAACATCGCTCATCGGGATATCAAGTGCGAAAATGTTCTAATCACGAGGACTATGAACGTGAAACTGTCCGACTTTGGATTCGCGCGAACCTGTATGGATGAGATAGGCCGCGTCGTTATGTCGGAGACGTTCTGTGGTTCTACTGCTTACGCATCGCCTGAAGTTGTCGGTGGGAAGGCGTACGATCCGAAAGCTGCCGACATGTGGTCCCTCGGGGTGGTACTGTTCATCATGCTGAATGGGACGATGCCGTTCGATGAGAGTAATCTCAAGAAGATGACGAAGAAGCAGCTTAATCGGCAGATTAGCTTCGAGCCGCTGGTGGAGCAGGTCATTTCGCTGGAGgcgattcgattggtacgcaATCTACTAGACCCGAATCCGGACGATCGGATCAATATAGACGAGGTAATGAAAACGCAGTGGGAGGTGAATGCAGTTGCGAATAAAAATCTCTAA
- the LOC129767089 gene encoding uncharacterized protein LOC129767089, which yields MFVQVLWAEHIPWDQELSEEKSYRAELSLLQSLSVPRRTVLNHQYSLHCFCDASKLAYGCCIYVVSSDDFGQLQCRLLTAKSHVAPLRGQTIPRLELCAALLGSQLVDNIRQTTKFVEPPTFWVDSSIVLHWIKSKSNVWKVFVSNRVAEIQRLNKGCIWRHVPTELNPADCVSRGMMAGQLLKDDLWWHGPSFLKDPVDCWPECVVSMPDAQEMMKEAQQGVALHSRVVESSIFEQFSDLGRLVKATARCYQFMNNVKLPKNQRSFGLLSPEEYEHALKALVRQAQREVFLTEFRLFEKNQQTTEPRIAHKSPLKNLNLFLDQFGLLRISGRLRNLNAPYDTRFPILLPAKHRLSWLIARSIHVRTLHAGPSLLLATIRQRFWPLRGRQLARKVVRQCVTCFRCQPQPTQQIMAPLPSVRVTPARVFEFSGMDYCGPFLVRPLSGKGASVKMYVGLFVCLVVKAVHFEIIADLSSAACINAVKRFVARRGRVRELHCDNGTAFVGADRELRLLRKEFLRQLDAEEWTTYCLESGIIFRFIPARSPHFGGIWEAGFKSFKFHFRRIMGNRSFSVDQFLTVAAQIESILNSRPLSPLSESPTGRKKT from the coding sequence ATGTTTGTCCAAGTACTCTGGGCAGAACACATACCGTGGGACCAAGAACTGTCCGAAGAGAAATCGTACCGTGCGGAACTCAGTCTACTCCAGTCACTCTCCGTACCACGCAGAACAGTGTTGAATCACCAGTACAGTCTGCACTGCTTCTGCGATGCTTCGAAATTAGCCTATGGCTGTTGTATTTACGTCGTTTCTTCTGATGACTTCGGACAGCTTCAATGCCGCTTGCTGACAGCCAAATCTCACGTTGCTCCACTGCGCGGTCAAACCATCCCTCGGTTGGAACTCTGTGCTGCGTTGCTCGGCAGTCAACTTGTCGACAATATTCGTCAAACTACGAAGTTCGTCGAACCCCCAACATTTTGGGTAGATTCTAGCATCGTGCTCCACTGGATAAAGTCGAAGTCGAATGTCTGGAAGGTTTTTGTCTCAAACCGTGTCGCTGAAATACAGCGCCTCAACAAAGGCTGCATATGGAGACACGTTCCAACTGAATTAAACCCCGCTGATTGTGTTTCAAGAGGGATGATGGCTGGTCAGCTTTTGAAGGATGATTTGTGGTGGCATGGTCCGAGTTTTCTCAAAGACCCCGTCGATTGTTGGCCTGAGTGCGTGGTTTCGATGCCCGATGCTCAGGAAATGATGAAGGAAGCGCAGCAAGGGGTTGCGTTGCACAGTCGCGTGGTTGAATCTTCCATCTTCGAACAGTTTTCCGACCTTGGCAGATTGGTCAAAGCCACAGCGCGCTGCTACCAATTCATGAATAACGTCAAACTGCCGAAGAATCAACGAAGTTTTGGTCTACTTTCTCCAGAGGAGTACGAACACGCACTCAAAGCTCTCGTTCGCCAAGCTCAACGAGAGGTATTTCTTACTGAGTTCCGTCTATTCGAAAAGAACCAACAGACAACAGAACCTAGAATCGCGCATAAATCACCACTGAAAAACTTGAATTTGTTCCTGGATCAGTTTGGATTGCTCAGAATCAGTGGAAGACTAAGAAATCTTAACGCGCCCTACGACACTCGCTTCCCGATACTGTTGCCTGCTAAACACAGACTCAGTTGGTTGATTGCCCGATCGATTCACGTCCGCACACTTCATGCCGGACCTTCTCTGCTGCTCGCTACCATACGGCAGCGCTTCTGGCCACTCCGGGGTCGTCAACTCGCACGAAAAGTGGTTCGCCAATGTGTGACCTGTTTCCGATGTCAGCCACAGCCAACTCAGCAGATTATGGCACCTCTTCCGTCTGTTCGAGTTACACCTGCTAGAGTATTTGAGTTCTCAGGAATGGATTACTGTGGGCCGTTCCTCGTTCGTCCGTTAAGTGGAAAGGGTGCGTCGGTTAAAATGTACGTCGGTCTTTTCGTGTGTTTAGTGGTGAAGGCAGTGCATTTCGAGATCATCGCTGATCTTTCATCGGCCGCGTGCATCAACGCCGTCAAGCGATTCGTCGCGCGTCGCGGTCGTGTGCGTGAACTGCATTGCGATAACGGTACCGCGTTTGTCGGGGCAGATCGAGAGCTCCGACTGCTGCGTAAGGAATTTCTCCGCCAACTTGACGCCGAAGAATGGACAACCTACTGCCTGGAGAGCGGAATCATATTCCGCTTCATCCCGGCTCGATCACCGCATTTCGGCGGAATCTGGGAGGCTGGATTCAAATCATTTAAGTTCCATTTTCGTCGCATCATGGGCAACCGTTCTTTCTCCGTGGACCAGTTCCTGACCGTAGCTGCTCAAATTGAATCCATTCTCAATTCCCGTCCTCTGTCGCCACTTTCCGAGTCTCCAACCGGAAGAAAGAAAacctga
- the LOC129767090 gene encoding uncharacterized protein LOC129767090 has translation MDGTSHICIDDSLDQQLERFWEIENFDVGKTYTHEEQLCEDHFQQTVGRDQDGRYVVRLPLREAMLPLIGDSYPVALRRFQSMEKKFMADEALRKAYQSFMLEYEALGHMEVNPCASRGPQFFLPHHAIHRPESSTTKTRVVFDGCCRCSSLSLNEALFVGPTVQPALYSTVVNFRMPRYVVTADVTKMFRQIWIHPDDRRYQQILWRYNPSEPIRTYQLKTVTYGLASSPFHAARVLNQLAIDEGGRYPLAAQVIRNGTYVDDVLTGHDNRDTLAETCNQLMKLLECAGFVLRKWATNDIAVLSTVPRELWETSLEFELDRSPTVKTLGLLWSSETDTFKFKIPVLSCRNWMSLPNASSCLKCPNYSILLACWDPW, from the coding sequence ATGGATGGAACCAGCCATATATGCATCGACGATTCACTCGATCAGCAGCTCGAACGCTTCTGGGAAATCGAAAACTTCGATGTCGGGAAGACCTACACCCACGAAGAGCAGCTCTGCGAAGACCATTTCCAACAAACCGTTGGTCGCGACCAAGATGGAAGATATGTAGTCCGTCTTCCGCTGCGGGAAGCGATGCTTCCGTTGATTGGAGATTCCTACCCAGTTGCACTTCGTCGATTTCAATCCATGGAAAAGAAATTTATGGCCGATGAAGCTCTTCGAAAAGCATATCAAAGTTTTATGTTGGAGTATGAAGCACTTGGTCATATGGAGGTGAATCCTTGCGCGTCGCGTGGCCCACAGTTCTTCCTGCCTCACCATGCCATCCACCGTCCTGAAAGCTCCACCACGAAAACACGAGTAGTGTTTGATGGATGCTGTCGATGTTCCAGCTTGTCGCTCAACGAAGCTCTTTTTGTTGGTCCCACTGTACAACCAGCTCTGTACTCCACAGTTGTAAACTTCCGTATGCCTCGCTATGTAGTTACCGCTGACGTTACGAAAATGTTCCGACAGATATGGATCCATCCGGATGATCGAAGGTACCAGCAAATTTTGTGGAGGTACAATCCATCAGAACCGATACGAACATACCAGCTAAAGACCGTTACGTACGGCCTCGCCAGCTCCCCATTTCACGCTGCTCGGGTGCTCAATCAGTTGGCCATTGACGAAGGAGGACGTTATCCGTTAGCCGCTCAAGTCATTCGCAACGGGACATACGTGGACGATGTACTCACAGGCCATGATAATCGCGATACACTTGCCGAAACATGTAACCAGCTAATGAAGTTGCTTGAATGCGCTGGGTTCGTGCTGAGGAAGTGGGCAACAAACGACATCGCTGTCCTGTCTACCGTTCCCCGTGAACTATGGGAAACATCGCTTGAATTCGAACTGGATCGATCGCCTACCGTGAAGACATTGGGGCTTCTCTGGTCCTCAGAAACGGAcacatttaaatttaaaattccagtCCTGTCCTGTCGCAACTGGATGTCGCTACCAAACGCATCGTCGTGTCTGAAATGTCCCAATTATTCGATCCTCTTGGCCTGTTGGGACCCATGGTGA